A region from the Microcella frigidaquae genome encodes:
- a CDS encoding GntR family transcriptional regulator: MDDGRPIFLQIAELVERQIIDGSLPEGAQVPSINEFAAFHRINPATALKGITLLVDAGVLYKRRGIGMFVADGARDRLISERRARFTTEYVQPLLREGAALGLGAADLIDLIRKESAS; the protein is encoded by the coding sequence GTGGACGACGGTCGACCGATCTTCCTCCAGATCGCCGAGCTCGTCGAACGGCAGATCATCGATGGCTCGCTCCCCGAGGGCGCGCAGGTTCCGTCGATCAACGAGTTCGCGGCGTTCCATCGCATCAACCCGGCCACGGCGCTCAAGGGCATCACCCTGCTCGTCGACGCCGGGGTGCTCTACAAGCGCCGCGGCATCGGCATGTTCGTCGCCGACGGTGCCCGCGACCGTCTGATCAGCGAGCGCCGGGCACGCTTCACCACCGAGTACGTGCAGCCGCTGCTGCGCGAGGGCGCCGCCCTCGGGCTCGGCGCCGCCGACCTCATCGATCTCATCCGGAAGGAATCCGCCTCATGA